In one Hippocampus zosterae strain Florida chromosome 10, ASM2543408v3, whole genome shotgun sequence genomic region, the following are encoded:
- the prx gene encoding neuroblast differentiation-associated protein AHNAK isoform X15: protein MDPEPSNEQTDQTTVEAAEPPVEIVVETEAEAGASGYSVTGGGERGIFIKDVLKDSPAAKHLSLQQGDQLLSAKVYFDNVRYEDALKILQCAEPYKVSFLVKRTVQGEEVCVRPRLPSVDIKGPKAKMTKMSVKAIKPFKAKKKRGGRFGLKRLKEKRREELVIEGTPPRLEMSDVDVEFCLPRFKPRRSDQVKAEGGAAAKPKRKIRFPRMKIKSHGGKEDSGGLKAKVKVSPAEIPGVKAKAKGKGHKFEISFPKSKDTKSGSVELKKPDVNIPSPSVEFSLPAGKVVDVEMGGESLNSPDVDFALPSFKADTTLLAQKGKVGIKGPKVEVRGDDAKVMKGKVDVETGKGDGKLQMPNLKLPKMRLVGDLDETDDKMKVKAGGEISVPTVEIKGGSSTVLPEAHVNKGGILENVPSVPSVDISFPKVKGTSNMDIKTTIRKPGMDFSVSDVDFNVERIPDEVEGSFKGPEISMPKLDFSLPKIGVSDKDVASAGSEGKFCPPSAEVGVDMSHYIGGDGKFTLPNFNVSQSQKGNLTGPGVEGEFKLPSVDLTLPKGKDVDPEMPDVNISLPKISLPEGGIKLKGTDFKEGKMDFPDIDVSLPKGKLEGGLELEGPDIKGGKFKMPTFDVSLPKVNLPESGVKLKGPELKGGKMEIPDLNVSLPRGKVEGGVEVQGPDVKGGKFKMPTLDVSLPKVNLPEGGVKLKGPELQGVKIEMPDIDVSLPRGMVEGGVEVQGPDVKGGKFKMTTFDISLPKVNLPEGGATLKGPELKGGKIEMPDIDVSLPKGKFEGGVDVQGPDVKGGKFKMPTLDVSFPKVDLPQGGAKLKGPELKGGRMEMPDIDVSLPKGKFEGGVEVQGPDVKGGKFKMPTLDVSLPKVNLPEGGVKLKGPELKGGKMEGPDVDVSLPKVEADFDIEAPKVKGGKFKMPTLDVSLPNVTLPEGGVKLKGPELKGGRMEMPDIDVSLPKGKFEGGVEVQGPDVKGGKFKMPTLDVSLPKVNLPEGGVKLKGPELKGRKMEIPNIDVSLSKGKVEGHVDIEGQDLKGGKLKVPTLDVSLPEVKGPNLEGSKLDIPDIDVCLPKGKARGEIGIEGHVDKGGKFHMPSVDIYLPKMKTKGPDIDIQSPDIKVGEVTMPAVDVSLPKIKSPEVDVSLEGPDVKGGKVAIPAMTGLTGEGAGSGSFKHGTVKLPTVDISAPKVDIDFGLPKPKGDDVKVALLKPEGSRPSSGGSFDSPNVSFKVPSFTLPRFGGKSKSGQLEVSGQSSEVNISLGEPSVESGLENKVTSKKVKLKKPFIGIPKMDADASVSCPELDVNVKKGDIDIPQPDTSVDVERKGRFNAPDVTIKLPKFSMPGFASKDGDLGKPSGDLEAKAKAKIPSVELSLSATKSPEKEVLLPNAEVDVLECDIRTYEGGIPKKPAIDVNVPKVDLAVPLPKIKLESSYEREGTKFKIPHVDLSLPKGKVDSMPKGKPLNIETPEVELKMQSVDVSFPKAPDADFHGHGQGDFKTPHATTDLPDATIQRIDISIRKDKSDVHAKGEQTGLKLKMPSLDIACPKGDLELDMRLRKGDTKGLECHGETNSKVKGPKVKGTKFNIGMPKKKTGVSVKSEHEIENIEPGLTSTIQNGHKEGNMNIQMPCVTLPSVSVKSKEDSEESGLPSSCTAIPRIPDIDFDIGTAQDEEDDKLGKKIKIPKFGVPLPSLSSREGRMEIRGPETKYEGPKVKKAVFVLVNPSQRDEVTLNTGDAKVKIPKFQTNTIETSVSTPGMSVCTSQLRSTDDTLKPEAPSSKFHFETDARLHRGFKDEGVAASGKVKLPKVEFTSPYGKKAAGDASLEIATRLGKPSSSGEAPKGLQIKPGNVSFEGFVDESSKDVVTQHSRTQMLHQDSSASPASFTMEFSSSKVQTWSKGDIKGDPQGIEAPPWFKVPKFTLKPHSTGFLQITPEGSPQAQRRGELGGEANMLGSFCQHSSGITTREVSTPGGGGSVTVVTKTTRTKRHSTPAETSAGVSVATTHPPSDL, encoded by the exons ATGGACCCGGAACCTTCTAACGAGCAGACA gACCAGACCACGGTGGAAGCCGCGGAGCCTCCGGTGGAGATCGTGGTGGAGACTGAGGCGGAGGCTGGAGCTAGTGGCTATAGCGTGACCGGCGGTGGAGAGCGAGGCATCTTCATCAAAGACGTCCTCAAGGACTCACCAGCTGCCAAACATCTCAGCCTGCAGCAAG GTGATCAGCTGCTGAGCGCCAAGGTCTATTTTGACAATGTGCGTTATGAAGATGCTCTGAAGATCCTCCAGTGCGCTGAGCCCTACAAAGTCAGCTTCCTGGTCAAGAGGACGGTCCAGGGGGAGGAGGTCTGCGTGCGGCCCCGCCTGCCCAGTGTGGACATCAAAGGTCCCAAAGCCAAGATGACCAAAATG AGCGTGAAGGCGATCAAGCCATTCAAGGCCAAGAAGAAGAGAGGCGGTCGCTTTGGTCTGAAGAGGCTCAAGGAGAAACGGCGCGAGGAGCTGGTGATCGAGGGAACGCCACCCCGGCTGGAGATGAGCGATGTGGACGTTGAATTTTGCCTCCCCAGGTTCAAACCCAGGCGGAGCGACCAAGTGAAGGCAGAAGGAGGTGCTGCAGCAAAGCCAAAGAGGAAAATCAG GTTTCCTCGGATGAAGATAAAAAGTCATGGGGGAAAAGAGGACAGCGGAGGACTGAAAGCAAAGGTGAAGGTCTCCCCGGCTGAGATTCCAGGAGTCAAAGCGAAAGCCAAAGGAAAAGGTCACAAGTTTGAAATTAGCTTTCCCAAGAGTAAGGATACCAAGTCTGGATCCGTGGAACTGAAGAAGCCGGATGTCAACATTCCGTCGCCGTCTGTAGAGTTCAGTTTGCCTGCTGGGAAAGTTGTAGATGTGGAAATGGGGGGAGAATCATTAAATTCTCCAGATGTGGATTTTGCCCTCCCCTCATTCAAAGCTGACACAACTTTGCTTGCTCAGAAGGGAAAGGTGGGAATTAAAGGTCCAAAAGTTGAAGTAAGAGGCGATGACGCCAAAGTTATGAAGGGAAAAGTTGATGTTGAAACAGGCAAAGGTGATGGAAAACTGCAAATGCCAAACTTGAAACTCCCCAAAATGAGACTGGTGGGTGATTTGGATGAGACCGATGACAAAATGAAGGTCAAAGCAGGAGGAGAAATCAGTGTTCCAACTGTGGAAATAAAGGGGGGAAGTAGTACTGTTCTCCCTGAAGCACATGTCAACAAAGGAGGGATTTTAGAAAATGTTCCATCTGTGCCTTCGGTCGACATCTCTTTTCCCAAAGTCAAAGGAACATCAAATATGGATATAAAGACAACAATAAGGAAGCCTGGAATGGACTTCTCTGTGTCAGATGTGGACTTCAATGTTGAGAGAATTCCAGATGAGGTGGAGGGCTCTTTTAAAGGACCTGAAATTTCCATGCCAAAACTTGATTTCTCTTTGCCAAAGATAGGAGTGTCTGACAAGGATGTGGCTAGTGCAGGAAGTGAAGGGAAATTCTGTCCTCCTTCAGCTGAGGTTGGAGTAGACATGAGCCATTATATTGGTGGAGATGGGAAGTTCACCCTACCTAATTTTAATGTATCTCAATCACAAAAAGGTAATCTGACAGGACCGGGTGTTGAAGGAGAATTCAAGTTGCCTAGTGTGGACCTGACGCTTCCCAAAGGCAAAGATGTGGACCCCGAGATGCCAGATGTTAACATTTCTTTACCAAAGATCAGTCTTCCAGAGGGTGGTATCAAGCTAAAAGGCACGGACTTCAAGGAGGGGAAAATGGATTTTCCAGACATTGATGTTTCACTTCCCAAAGGAAAACTTGAAGGTGGACTAGAGCTTGAAGGCCCTGATATCAAGGGAGGaaaattcaaaatgccaacatttgaTGTTTCTTTACCTAAAGTCAATCTTCCAGAGAGTGGTGTTAAACTAAAAG GTCCAGAACTCAAGGGAGGGAAAATGGAAATTCCAGACCTCAATGTCTCACTCCCCAGAGGAAAGGTTGAAGGTGGCGTTGAA GTTCAAGGCCCTgatgtcaaaggaggaaagttcaaaatgccaacgtTGGATGTTTCTTTACCGAAAGTCAATCTTCCAGAAGGTGGTGTGAAACTAAAAG GTCCAGAACTCCAGGGAGTGAAGATAGAAATGCCAGACATTGATGTCTCACTTCCCAGAGGAATGGTTGAAGGTGGTGTTGAGGTTCAAGGCCCTgatgtcaaaggaggaaagttcaaaatgaCAACGTTTGACATTTCTTTACCAAAAGTCAATCTTCCAGAGGGTGGTGCCACACTGAAAG GTCCAGAACTCAAGGGAGGGAAGATAGAAATGCCAGACATAGATGTCTCACTTCCCAAAGGAAAATTTGAAGGTGGCGTTGACGTTCAAGGCCCTGATGTCAAAGGTggaaagttcaaaatgccaacattggaCGTTTCTTTCCCAAAAGTCGATCTTCCACAGGGTGGTGCCAAACTGAAAG GTCCAGAGCTCAAGGGAGGGAGGATGGAAATGCCAGACATTGACGTCTCACTTCCCAAAGGAAAATTTGAAGGTGGCGTTGAGGTTCAAGGCCCTgatgtcaaaggaggaaagttcaaaatgccaacgctGGATGTTTCTTTACCAAAAGTCAATCTTCCGGAGGGTGGTGTCAAACTAAAAGGTCCAGAGCTCAAGGGGGGAAAGATGGAAGGACCAGATGTTGATGTCTCACTTCCCAAAGTTGAGGCAGATTTTGATATTGAAGCCCCAaaagtcaaaggaggaaagttcaaaatgccaacgctGGATGTTTCTTTACCAAATGTCACTCTTCCAGAAGGTGGTGTCAAACTAAAAG GTCCAGAGCTCAAGGGAGGGAGGATGGAAATGCCAGACATTGACGTCTCACTTCCCAAAGGAAAATTTGAAGGTGGCGTTGAGGTTCAAGGCCCTgatgtcaaaggaggaaagttcaaaatgccaacgctGGATGTTTCTTTACCAAAAGTCAATCTTCCGGAGGGTGGTGTCAAACTAAAAG GTCCAGAACTCAAGGGACGGAAAATGGAAATTCCAAACATCGATGTCTCACTTTCCAAAGGAAAAGTTGAGGGGCATGTTGACATTGAAGGCCAAGATCTCAAAGGAGGGAAGTTGAAAGTGCCAACATTGGATGTTTCTTTACCAGAAGTAAAAGGTCCAAACCTTGAAGGAAGTAAGCTTGATATTCCAGACATTGATGTGTGTCTTCCCAAAGGAAAAGCAAGGGGAGAAATTGGAATTGAAGGACATGTTGACAAAGGAGGAAAGTTCCATATGCCCTCTGTGGATATTTATCTtcctaaaatgaaaacaaaaggtcCTGACATAGACATTCAAAGTCCTGACATTAAAGTTGGAGAAGTCACCATGCCAGCGGTTGATGTTTCCCTTCCGAAAATTAAATCCCCAGAAGTAGATGTCAGTTTGGAAGGTCCTGATGTAAAAGGCGGGAAAGTTGCCATCCCAGCAATGACTGGACTGACAGGAGAAGGTGCAGGTTCAGGCTCTTTTAAACATGGGACAGTCAAACTTCCAACGGTTGACATTTCAGCTCCGAAGGTGGATATTGACTTTGGCCTCCCTAAACCAAAAGGTGACGATGTGAAAGTGGCGCTTCTGAAACCAGAGGGAAGCAGGCCTTCTTCTGGGGGAAGTTTTGATTCGCCCAATGTTTCTTTCAAAGTCCCTAGTTTTACACTTCCCAGGTTTGGTGGCAAGTCCAAGAGTGGCCAATTGGAGGTGTCGGGACAAAGCTCAgaggtcaacatttctctcgggGAGCCATCCGTGGAGTCGGGTTTGGAGAATAAAGTGACAAGCAAAAAAGTGAAACTCAAAAAGCCCTTCATTGGAATACCCAAAATGGATGCAGATGCGTCTGTGTCTTGTCCTGAATTAGATGTCAATGTTAAAAAGGGGGACATTGACATTCCTCAACCAGATACTAGTGTTGATGTAGAAAGGAAAGGTCGTTTCAATGCACCCGATGTCACGATCAAACTCCCAAAGTTCTCCATGCCAGGATTTGCTTCaaaagatggagatttgggaaAGCCAAGCGGTGACCTTGAAGctaaggccaaggccaagataCCCTCAGTTGAGCTATCACTTTCCGCCACTAAATCACCAGAAAAGGAGGTTCTTCTTCCCAATGCAGAGGTGGATGTATTGGAGTGTGACATCCGAACCTATGAGGGAGGAATTCCCAAAAAGCCTGCTATTGATGTGAATGTGCCCAAAGTAGACCTGGCTGTGCCACTTCCCAAAATAAAACTTGAGTCTAGTTATGAGAGAGAAGGAACAAAATTCAAAATTCCTCATGTGGACTTATCCTTGCCAAAAGGAAAAGTTGACAGCATGCCAAAAGGCAAACCTTTAAATATTGAAACACCAGAAGTTGAACTCAAAATGCAGTCAGTAGACGTGTCCTTTCCCAAAGCACCAGATGCTGACTTCCATGGACATGGACAAGGTGACTTTAAGACACCACATGCAACCACTGACCTCCCAGATGCGACAATCCAAAGGATAGACATATCCATCCGCAAAGACAAAAGTGATGTGCATGCAAAGGGAGAGCAAACGGGTCTGAAACTGAAGATGCCAAGCCTGGATATCGCATGTCCAAAAGGAGACCTGGAGCTGGATATGCGACTTCGGAAAGGAGACACCAAGGGGTTAGAATGTCATGGAGaaaccaacagcaaagtcaaaggGCCCAAAGTCAAGGGAACAAAATTCAATATCGGAATGCCCAAAAAGAAAACTGGTGTTAGTGTAAAATCTGAGCATGAAATTGAAAATATTGAACCTGGTCTGACATCCACAATTCAGAACGGACACAAAGAGGGAAATATGAACATCCAAATGCCATGCGTTACGTTACCAAGTGTAAGTGTGAAAAGCAAAGAAGACTCAGAAGAAAGTGGCCTCCCGTCATCATGTACTGCAATCCCCAGGATTCCGGACATAGACTTTGATATCGGTACAGCACAAGATGAAGAAGACGACAAATTAGGCAAGAAgataaaaatccccaaatttggTGTCCCACTCCCGTCCCTGTCCTCCCGGGAAGGAAGAATGGAGATCCGAGGACCGGAGACCAAATATGAAGGCCCCAAAGTgaagaaagcagtttttgtTTTAGTAAATCCATCCCAAAGAGATGAGGTGACTTTAAATACAGGTGACGCCAAGGTGAAGATtcccaaatttcaaacaaaCACCATAGAAACATCTGTTAGCACACCTGGAATGTCAGTGTGCACCAGCCAACTAAGGTCAACTGACGACACACTCAAGCCAGAAGCTCCAAGTTCAAAGTTCCACTTTGAAACAGATGCACGACTTCACAGGGGCTTCAAAGATGAAGGAGTGGCAGCTAGTGGAAAAGTCAAACTTCCAAAGGTGGAATTCACTTCTCCTTATGGAAAGAAAGCTGCAGGTGACGCCAGCTTGGAAATCGCAACCAGACTGGGCAAACCTTCATCATCAGGGGAAGCTCCTAAAGGGCTCCAGATAAAACCAGGCAATGTTTCATTTGAAGGTTTTGTTGATGAGTCCTCAAAGGACGTCGTCACACAACACTCCAGAACACAAATGCTGCATCAGGACAGCTCGGCATCTCCAGCTTCTTTTACCATGGAATTCAGCTCATCAAAAGTCCAAACCTGGAGCAAAGGAGACATCAAAGGAGACCCCCAGGGGATAGAGGCCCCCC